Genomic DNA from Planctomycetota bacterium:
AAGTGCAACCGCCGACTACCCCATATCGAGCCTTCGCCTATCATGCACCACCGCATCTTGCGCGTCAAGGAGTTTTTTAACGGTTTTCTGGCGGCTGAAACCCCTCACAAAATGCCATTCTCGTAAGGCCCGGCAACACAATATGTTGTGGTTAAACCTCCCGAGTTTTCCACCGTAAAAAATTTCTTTCCACAGCAATCCACAGGCCGCGCCACAATCCCTATTCCTGGGGGGCGCAGCGCCCCCAACGACCGCCCATGGGGTCCGCCACCAGCCGGCCGTCCCCAAAAAGAAAAAGGGGCCGGAGCCTCAAAGCCCCGCGCCCAATCGAAAACCGTCCGCCTCTTCGCGCCTACGCCTGCGCCGGCCGGAAGACCTCCAGCCCGACACCGCTTTCGGCCAGCAGGCGCTTCCCGAGGTCGTCGGGATAATCCTCGCGGCAGACGATGCGGCGGATGCCGGCGTTGATCGCCATCTTCGCACACATCGAGCATGGATGATGCGTCGTGTACAGCGCCGCCCCGTCGATCCGCACCCCGTGACGCGCCGCCTGGATCATCGCGTTCTGCTCGGCGTGCAGGCCCCGGCAGAGTTCGTGCCGCTCGCCCGACGGCACCTTCATCTTTTCACGGAGGCAGCCCACCTCCTCGCAATGCGGCACGTTGCTCGGGGCGCCGTTGTACCCCGTGGCCAAGATACGCCGGTCCACCACCAGAATCGCCCCCACCTGCCGGCGCAGGCACGTCGAG
This window encodes:
- a CDS encoding cytidine/deoxycytidylate deaminase family protein, whose amino-acid sequence is MSRPSWDEYFMAIAEEVSRRSTCLRRQVGAILVVDRRILATGYNGAPSNVPHCEEVGCLREKMKVPSGERHELCRGLHAEQNAMIQAARHGVRIDGAALYTTHHPCSMCAKMAINAGIRRIVCREDYPDDLGKRLLAESGVGLEVFRPAQA